From a single Calothrix sp. NIES-2098 genomic region:
- a CDS encoding leucine rich repeat variant, which produces MNNNPNQPREFDAVIGGDAPDSRAVLGGIAGVKSRFKSGFFELQVAALTDALNYGDTGLEFVIDALQDSSHKIHKIAVELLQQTEDKGKQALLGCQPGLFFPTLNDWTAEKFNPHTGIVNPSETAYIVTLEQLKLLLQDPQVNQIEALICHLSGYDCYYEISPDFYSYVDTLYEARQQLSNLKALYIGDCRDNYYKKSYIGVGDISLILQACPNLEVLHIRACCNELECEKLQHNNLKTLIIETANISDVAIYRLCLLDLPALEYFDLWMGRSSEHSSDHTIDSLKPILFSESFPKLSYLGLHSDYADAIADAIAQSTFMAESPILATLDVLDLSMGNLTDTGLNALIESEAVINLHTLNIAQNYVSEEFIQEIKQSSLVDCLLIAHSQEKAYEGYNPSRYRALYE; this is translated from the coding sequence ATGAACAACAATCCAAATCAACCGAGAGAATTTGACGCAGTAATTGGTGGAGATGCACCCGATAGTCGTGCAGTGCTAGGAGGAATTGCAGGAGTCAAGAGTCGTTTCAAAAGTGGGTTTTTTGAGTTACAGGTTGCTGCACTTACTGATGCATTAAATTATGGAGATACAGGTTTAGAGTTCGTGATTGATGCATTGCAGGATTCCTCACATAAAATTCATAAAATTGCCGTTGAACTATTGCAACAAACAGAAGATAAAGGAAAGCAAGCGCTTTTAGGATGTCAGCCTGGGTTATTTTTTCCAACTTTAAATGATTGGACAGCCGAAAAATTTAATCCTCATACTGGTATCGTTAATCCATCTGAGACAGCCTATATAGTAACTCTTGAACAACTAAAGTTATTATTGCAAGACCCACAAGTTAATCAAATTGAAGCTTTAATTTGTCATTTATCTGGGTACGACTGTTATTACGAAATCAGCCCCGATTTTTACAGTTACGTTGATACTCTTTATGAAGCACGTCAGCAGTTAAGCAATCTGAAAGCTTTATATATAGGTGATTGTCGAGATAATTACTACAAAAAATCTTATATAGGGGTAGGGGATATAAGTTTAATATTGCAAGCTTGTCCTAACCTAGAAGTACTACATATTCGTGCTTGCTGCAACGAACTTGAATGTGAAAAACTACAACATAATAATTTGAAAACTTTAATTATTGAAACAGCAAATATCAGTGATGTAGCAATTTATCGCCTTTGTTTGCTCGATTTACCAGCGTTAGAGTATTTTGATTTATGGATGGGTAGATCTTCTGAACATAGTTCCGATCATACTATTGATAGTCTCAAACCGATACTTTTTAGCGAATCATTTCCAAAATTAAGCTATTTAGGTTTGCATAGTGATTATGCTGATGCAATAGCCGATGCGATCGCACAATCTACTTTCATGGCTGAATCTCCCATTCTAGCAACTCTTGACGTACTAGATTTATCAATGGGAAATTTGACAGACACAGGTTTGAACGCTTTGATTGAATCAGAAGCGGTTATTAATCTACATACTCTCAATATTGCTCAGAACTACGTATCAGAAGAATTTATTCAGGAGATTAAACAATCATCCCTGGTTGATTGTTTATTAATTGCTCATTCTCAAGAAAAGGCATATGAAGGATATAACCCTTCTCGCTATCGGGCGTTATACGAATGA